The following are encoded together in the Desulfurellaceae bacterium genome:
- a CDS encoding type II toxin-antitoxin system VapC family toxin yields MIVLDTHAWIWWVSDPAKLSQKAQTTITDATTIGICPISCWEIATKVAQGKLTLDREVRVWMRQALARPGVTLVTLSADIAITAGQLGQHGFHGDPADRLIVSSALQHGAELVTKDRHIRAFPLIRTVW; encoded by the coding sequence GTGATTGTCCTCGACACCCACGCCTGGATTTGGTGGGTGAGTGATCCGGCTAAGCTGTCTCAAAAAGCACAGACTACAATCACCGACGCAACGACGATAGGCATCTGCCCGATCAGCTGCTGGGAAATTGCCACAAAGGTTGCGCAGGGCAAGCTGACGCTTGACCGAGAGGTTCGTGTCTGGATGCGGCAAGCTTTGGCCCGTCCCGGTGTGACGCTTGTGACGCTGTCTGCCGATATCGCTATCACGGCCGGGCAACTCGGCCAGCACGGCTTTCACGGAGACCCTGCTGACCGACTGATTGTGTCGAGCGCTCTGCAGCACGGGGCTGAATTAGTCACCAAAGATAGACATATCCGAGCATTTCCGCTCATCCGAACAGTCTGGTGA
- a CDS encoding phosphotransferase — MVDASAARPFSSRQLERVFAQLSGRPPLHVHAVLSGNINTIVKVECQGRLYGLRLRTQEQVYRYEPDLVKEALVAALLKPGARPPTDAAIVRLFDSLLTARCGALDSATAVLPRLRYYDWTRQILAHPYCVYDWVDGAPLWDTPAPHLYRAAGRALAQIHTVRFEAWYADFPSVGKKPLAWAERFPQALGKELDAARRHLPARLAEAAAGLRLPDTLEVRPCLVHNDFSPGNILTADGRLTAIIDWDNAVVDAPALDFVKMKYWTAKNTAGLLSPQATLFGAFVEGYGDAGRAIVESLAFALYEVLWLLRVFNFECAKQAQGIAPAPGYPEAGAYEACLSEVLTRLSRF; from the coding sequence ATGGTCGATGCGTCCGCAGCCCGGCCCTTTTCCAGCCGGCAGCTGGAGCGCGTCTTTGCCCAACTGTCGGGACGGCCGCCCCTGCACGTCCACGCCGTCCTGTCCGGCAATATCAACACGATTGTCAAGGTCGAGTGTCAAGGTCGGCTGTACGGGCTGCGGCTTCGGACCCAGGAGCAGGTCTACCGCTACGAGCCGGACCTGGTCAAAGAGGCTCTTGTCGCCGCACTGCTCAAGCCCGGTGCGCGGCCGCCTACCGACGCTGCCATCGTCCGGCTGTTCGACAGCCTGTTGACCGCCCGGTGCGGCGCACTTGACAGCGCGACAGCCGTTCTGCCCCGGCTGCGCTACTACGACTGGACCCGGCAGATCCTGGCCCACCCCTACTGTGTATACGACTGGGTAGACGGCGCGCCCCTCTGGGACACGCCGGCCCCACACCTGTACCGTGCCGCCGGCCGAGCCCTGGCCCAGATTCACACCGTTCGATTTGAGGCCTGGTATGCCGATTTTCCGTCTGTTGGAAAGAAGCCGCTGGCCTGGGCCGAACGCTTTCCTCAGGCCCTCGGCAAAGAACTCGACGCCGCCCGCCGCCACCTGCCGGCAAGGCTTGCCGAGGCTGCGGCCGGGCTGCGTCTGCCCGACACCCTGGAGGTGAGGCCGTGCCTGGTGCATAACGATTTTTCGCCCGGCAATATCCTGACTGCGGACGGCCGGCTGACCGCCATCATCGACTGGGACAACGCCGTGGTTGACGCGCCAGCCCTGGACTTTGTGAAGATGAAGTACTGGACGGCCAAGAACACCGCCGGTCTGCTGTCCCCCCAGGCGACGCTGTTCGGGGCTTTTGTCGAGGGCTACGGCGACGCCGGGCGGGCCATCGTTGAGTCTTTGGCCTTTGCGTTGTATGAGGTGCTGTGGTTGCTGCGGGTGTTCAATTTCGAGTGTGCCAAGCAGGCCCAGGGCATCGCCCCGGCGCCGGGCTATCCCGAGGCCGGCGCGTATGAGGCTTGCCTGTCTGAGGTGCTGACACGGCTGAGCCGGTTCTGA
- a CDS encoding SDR family oxidoreductase has product MRFTDKVALISGSSRGIGRAIALRLAEEGARIVVNYRRNTEQAQAVVEAIERLGSQALAVQADMSDGEAVRAMFRQVKERYGHLDILVVSAAATAFRPLLQQKEHNVMRTFGLTISGSLLAVQEAVPLMRGRAARIVTVSGIDSLRMLSGHGLLGAAKAALENMTMYLAHELGPHGIAVNGINPGLIETDSSKMYAGGDAAYAEYERDVIPNTAAGRVGRPEDIAAVTAFLCSEDADFIRGQTLLVDGGLLSSSIASRPHD; this is encoded by the coding sequence ATGCGCTTTACAGACAAGGTCGCCCTGATCAGCGGCTCGTCGCGCGGCATCGGCCGGGCGATCGCCCTGCGGCTGGCCGAGGAAGGCGCCCGGATTGTGGTCAATTACCGCCGCAACACCGAGCAGGCTCAGGCGGTGGTTGAGGCAATCGAGCGGCTCGGCTCACAGGCACTGGCGGTGCAGGCCGACATGAGCGACGGCGAGGCTGTGCGGGCCATGTTCCGACAGGTCAAGGAGCGCTATGGGCATCTCGACATCCTGGTCGTCAGCGCCGCCGCCACGGCCTTTCGACCCCTGCTCCAGCAAAAAGAACACAATGTGATGCGGACGTTCGGGTTGACGATCAGCGGCTCGCTGCTGGCGGTCCAGGAGGCCGTGCCGCTGATGCGCGGTCGGGCGGCCAGGATCGTGACCGTCTCGGGCATTGACTCCCTGCGTATGCTGTCCGGACACGGGCTGCTCGGCGCGGCCAAGGCCGCCCTGGAAAACATGACCATGTATCTGGCCCACGAACTCGGGCCCCACGGTATCGCGGTCAACGGCATCAATCCCGGCCTGATCGAAACCGACTCGTCGAAGATGTATGCCGGCGGGGACGCGGCCTACGCCGAGTACGAACGCGATGTGATCCCCAATACGGCGGCCGGCCGGGTAGGGCGGCCCGAAGACATCGCTGCGGTGACGGCCTTTCTGTGCTCTGAAGACGCCGACTTTATTCGGGGACAAACCCTGCTGGTGGACGGCGGGCTGCTGTCTTCGTCGATCGCCAGCCGGCCGCACGACTGA
- a CDS encoding glucose 1-dehydrogenase → MRITDKVALVTGGSRGIGRAISRRLAEEGARVAIADILEDEARQTATEITAAGGQAQAVPTDVTQLDQVRACVQHVTDSWGQIDILVNNAGWDKIEPFVESSPETWDKVIAINLRGPINFCHTVAPQMMERKQGKIISISSDAGRVGSTGEAVYSACKAGIIGFSKTLARELARSQVNVNVVCPGPTDTALLQQVTAGERGARVIEAMTRAVPFRRLGQPEEIANAVAFFASPDADFVTGQVLSVSGGLTMAG, encoded by the coding sequence ATGCGCATCACAGACAAAGTCGCCCTGGTAACGGGCGGCAGCCGGGGCATTGGCCGGGCGATCAGCCGCCGACTGGCCGAAGAAGGCGCCCGGGTGGCGATTGCCGATATCCTGGAGGACGAGGCCCGGCAGACCGCCACGGAGATCACCGCCGCAGGCGGCCAGGCTCAGGCCGTGCCCACCGACGTGACCCAACTCGACCAGGTTCGGGCCTGTGTCCAACACGTCACCGACAGCTGGGGACAGATCGACATTCTGGTCAACAATGCCGGCTGGGACAAAATCGAACCGTTTGTCGAGAGCAGCCCCGAGACCTGGGACAAGGTCATTGCGATTAATCTGCGCGGCCCGATCAACTTCTGTCATACGGTTGCGCCGCAGATGATGGAGCGCAAGCAGGGCAAGATCATCTCGATCAGCTCGGACGCCGGACGGGTCGGCTCGACCGGCGAGGCCGTCTACTCGGCGTGTAAGGCCGGCATTATCGGCTTTTCCAAAACCCTGGCCCGCGAGCTGGCCCGCTCGCAGGTCAACGTCAACGTCGTCTGCCCCGGCCCGACCGACACGGCGCTGCTCCAGCAGGTCACCGCGGGTGAGCGCGGCGCGCGGGTGATCGAGGCCATGACCCGGGCGGTGCCCTTCCGACGCCTGGGCCAGCCCGAGGAGATCGCCAACGCGGTGGCCTTTTTTGCCTCGCCGGACGCCGACTTCGTGACCGGCCAGGTCTTGTCGGTGAGCGGCGGCCTGACCATGGCCGGCTGA